Proteins from one Poecile atricapillus isolate bPoeAtr1 chromosome 6, bPoeAtr1.hap1, whole genome shotgun sequence genomic window:
- the SEC24C gene encoding protein transport protein Sec24C isoform X2, translating into MSVNQQAHTGPPYGQPQPGYQGYQQPAYGGQSLPGVPQSQYGAYNGPMPGYQQPVPPQGYFPSLGFPSKGSPVSLNSDTSLAPNFIGSLRAPPTSGAPPPASGASHPSGHLAYSPFEHGDVQNGIPASAAPMQRPPASQPFLPGSAPTPVSQISTFQQYGPPPASVQQLRNHMAGMTIGSTAASAPPPAGLGYGVGPSSYPPTTGAPRPPAMPGPPLTGQTVAGPPSSQPNHVSSPPPPSSMAGLHPGTPMSGLHGPPPPTHPPQPGYQMQQNGSFGQMRGPQPNYGGAYPGAPNYGSPPGPPPPPKRLDPDSIPSPIQVIEDDRNNRGSEPFVTGVRGQVPPLVTTNFLVKDQGNASPRYIRCTSYNIPCTSDMAKQSQVPLAAVIKPLATLPPEETLPYLVDHGESGPVRCNRCKAYMCPFMQFIEGGRRFQCCFCSCVTEVPPHYFQHLDHTGKRVDFYDRPELSLGSYEFLATVDYCKNNKFPSPPAFIFMIDVSYNAVKSGLVRLICEELKSLLDYLPREGNMEESAIRVGFVTYNKVLHFYNVKSSLAQPQMMVVSDVADMFVPLLDGFLVNVNESRTVIASLLDQIPEMFADTRETETVFAPVIQAGLEALKAAECAGKLFIFHTSLPIAEAPGKLKNRDDRKLINTDKEKTLFQPQTSFYNNLAKDCVAQGCCVDLFLFPNQYLDVATLGVVPYQTGGSIYKYAYFQLETDQYRFLNDLRRDVQKEVGFDAVMRVRTSTGIRATDFFGAFYMSNTTDVEMAGLDCDKTITVEFKHDDKLSEDSGALLQCALLYTSCAGQRRLRIHNLSLNCCTQLADLYRNCETDTLINYLAKYAYRGVLNSPVKTVRDALINQCAQILACYRKNCASPSSAGQLILPECMKLLPVYLNCVLKSDVLQPGPEVTTDDRAYIRQLVTSMDVAETNVFFYPRLLPLTKADVDSDSLPAAIRNSEERLSKGDIYLLENGLNVFVWVGVSVQQGLIQNLFGVSSFSQISNALSTLPVLENPFSKKVRSIVDMIQGQRSRYMKLIIVKQEDKLEMLFKHFLVEDKSLSGGASYVDFLCHMHKEIRQLLS; encoded by the exons GTTACTTTCCTTCCTTGGGGTTTCCTTCGAAGGGCTCTCCTGTATCTCTCAACTCTGACACTTCTCTTGCACCTAATTTCATAG GTTCATTAAGAGCCCCGCCAACATCTGGAGCTCCCCCTCCAGCCTCTGGAGCATCTCATCCTTCTGGCCACTTGGCATACAGTCCGTTTGAACATGGAGATGTGCAGAATGGAATTCCAGCCTCAGCAGCTCCGATGCAGAG GCCACCTGCTTCTCAGCCATTTCTGCCAGGCTCAGCACCCACGCCTGTCAGCCAGATATCTACGTTCCAGCAATATGGGCCTCCCCCAGCCAGcgtgcagcagctcaggaatcACATGGCAGGGATGACAATTGGCAGtactgcagcctctgctcctcccCCAGCTGGACTGGGCTATG GGGTTGGACCTTCCTCTTACCCTCCTACCACGGGTGCTCCAAGGCCACCTGCTATGCCAGGCCCACCACTGACAGGGCAGACAGTTGCTGGACCACCATCATCCCAGCCTAATCATGTATCCTCACCACCACCTCCATCAAGTATGGCAGGGCTGCACCCTGGGACTCCCATGAGTGGTCTTCATGGACCACCTCCTCCCACTCATCCTCCTCAGCCAGGATACCAAATGCAGCAGAATG GTTCCTTTGGACAGATGAGGGGTCCCCAGCCAAACTATGGAGGAGCCTATCCAGGAGCCCCAAATTATGGAAGTCCACCTGGACCCCCACCTCCACCAAAACGCTTGGATCCAGATTCCATTCCTAGCCCT ATTCAAGTGATTGAGGATGACAGAAATAACCGTGGGTCAGAACCATTTGTCACTGGAGTGAGAGGGCAGGTCCCACCTCTTGTTACTACGAATTTCTTGGTCAAGGATCAAG GTAATGCAAGCCCTCGCTACATCAGATGCACATCTTACAATATTCCCTGCACTTCTGACATGGCCAAACAATCCCAAGTTCCCCTGGCTGCTGTCATAAAGCCACTGGCCACTCTGCCACCGGAGGAG ACCCTTCCTTACTTGGTAGACCATGGAGAATCTGGTCCTGTCCGATGTAATAGGTGCAAAGCTTACATGTGCCCTTTTATGCAATTCATTGAAGGTGGAAGGAGGTTCCAGTGTTGTTTCTGCAGCTGTGTCACTGAGG tGCCACCTCACTACTTCCAACATTTGGATCATACTGGAAAGCGAGTAGATTTCTATGACCGACCTGAGTTATCACTGGGATCGTATGAGTTTCTAGCAACAGTTGACTATTGCAAG AATAACAAGTTTCCTAGTCCAcctgctttcatttttatgatTGATGTGTCTTACAATGCTGTGAAGAGTGGCTTAGTGAGGCTAATATGTGAAGAATTAAAGTCGCTCCTAGATTATCTGCCTAG GGAGGGGAACATGGAGGAATCAGCCATTCGAGTAGGCTTTGTCACCTACAACAAAGTGTTACACTTCTATAACGTGAAGAGCTCACTGGCACAGCCACAAATGATGGTGGTCTCAGATGTGGCAGATATGTTTGTGCCACTCCTTGATGGTTTTCTGGTGAATGTGAATGAGTCCAGGACAGTTATTGCCAG TTTGCTGGATCAGATTCCAGAAATGTTTGCAGACacaagagaaacagaaactgtTTTTGCACCTGTGATTcaagcagggctggaggcactgAAG GCAGCTGAGTGTGCTGGCAAGCTCTTCATTTTCCACACCTCTCTGCCCATTGCAGAAGCTCCAGGGAAGTTAAAGAACAGGGATGATAGGAAACTGATCAACACAGATAAAGAGAAG ACTTTATTTCAACCACAGACGAGCTTTTACAACAACTTGGCCAAGGACTGTGTGGCCCAAGGCTGCTGTGTGGATCTATTCCTGTTTCCAAACCAGTATTTGGATGTGGCAACACTGGGTGTGGTACCTTACCAGACGGGAGGCTCCATTTATAAGTATGCGTATTTCCAG CTGGAGACAGACCAGTACAGGTTCCTGAATGACTTGAGAAGGGATGTCCAGAAAGAAGTGGGATTTGATGCTGTCATGAGAGTGCGCACAAGCACAG GTATTAGAGCAACTGACTTTTTTGGAGCTTTCTATATGAGCAACACAACTGATGTAGAGATGGCAGGTTTGGACTGTGATAAAACAATCACAGTGGAATTCAAGCATGATGATAAATTGAGTGAAGACAGTGGTGCACTGCTTCAG TGTGCTCTGCTGTATACAAGCTGTGCAGGACAGCGACGACTCCGCATTCACAACCTCTCCTTAAACTGCTGCACGCAGCTTGCTGACCTGTATCGGAACTGTGAGACTGACACCCTCATCAATTACTTGGCTAAGTATG CATATCGTGGAGTCCTGAATAGTCCAGTGAAGACTGTACGAGATGCACTGATCAACCAGTGTGCCCAGATACTAGCCTGCTATCGAAAGAACTGTGCTAGTCCCTCTTCTGCTGGCCAG CTCATCCTCCCTGAATGCATGAAGCTGCTTCCTGTGTACTTGAACTGTGTGTTGAAGAGTGACGTACTTCAGCCTGGCCCAGAGGTCACAACGGATGACCGTGCCTACATCCGTCAGTTAGTGACATCCATGGATGTGGCtgaaacaaatgttttcttttatccCAGGCTTTTGCCCCTG ACCAAAGCAGATGTTGACAGTGATTCCTTGCCAGCAGCCATTCGGAACTCTGAGGAGCGTCTCTCCAAGGGTGACATCTACCTGCTGGAGAATGGGCTGAACGTCTTTGTGTGGGTGGGAGTCAGTGTGCAGCAAGGCCTGATCCAGAACCTCTTCGGAGTTTCATCCTTCAGTCAAATTAGCAATGCCTTG AGTACCCTGCCAGTCTTGGAAAACCCCTTTTCAAAGAAAGTGCGATCTATTGTTGATATGATTCAAGGGCAGAGATCCCGCTACATGAAG TTGATAATTGTGAAGCAAGAAGATAAGCTGGAAATGCTGTTCAAACACTTTCTAGTGGAGGACAAGAGCCTGAGTGGGGGGGCTTCATATGTGGACTTCCTGTGTCACATGCACAAGGAGATTCGGCAGCTACTGAGCTAG